One genomic segment of Corallococcus silvisoli includes these proteins:
- a CDS encoding serine/threonine-protein kinase codes for MTLVGRHIGRYRILEELGSGGMSVVYKGLDTALDREVAVKVLHPHLAGKDESRRRLAREARAVAKLHHPNILEVFDFSSAEAHDAFIVTEYIRGRTLKTYLDEGPLEPPELAAMIIHELAAALAHAHEAGVIHRDLKPENVMVREDGVLKLMDFGIARLLDIEDRMTVTGALVGSPAHMSPEIIEGLEAGPEADVFSLGIMFYALMTGRLPFTASNTTATLKRILDGAYEDPRRRVPALSDELAEICATCLQRDPQRRYPNAGKLRDALADALAGLGFSRVGEELISFFADPPSYQRLARQRIVASLLERGERQLAEKRTPRALACLNHVLALDATNERALGLLKVIQRQQRRRTWRRRGIRVGIGLGVALALGLGGWQWRRLSPGATPSGPPKVEGTGGAADTGGATAPRPVGAATGTGSQLEGTAPGTPEGSRRPSGPSEASHGPPDTSHGAPAPGGAPGSRPTPGSSTPTTSAQGTGGTGTATPGRDGLSPPPSNTDATPRPPNGLPSPPERTASRPTVVAALEPQDDARHARNGRLPVSILVRPYGSIRVDGGPASAQQLAQHDVLLAPGAHTITVSCGYCEDATETIDVKPQGENVFRLRALLKSSQLAMDYQPADATVRVGDVERTAHDSLQHPFDIRSPRGPASFQHRVEVEVSSPGYKTEKRVVLLEPGKPTTLRGSLLPE; via the coding sequence ATGACGCTCGTCGGCCGCCATATCGGTCGCTATCGCATCCTGGAGGAGCTGGGCTCCGGGGGCATGAGCGTCGTGTACAAGGGGCTGGACACGGCCCTGGACCGCGAGGTCGCGGTGAAGGTGCTGCACCCGCACCTGGCCGGCAAGGACGAGTCCCGCCGGCGGCTGGCCCGCGAGGCCCGCGCGGTGGCGAAGCTGCACCACCCGAACATCCTGGAGGTGTTCGACTTCTCGTCGGCGGAGGCGCACGACGCCTTCATCGTCACCGAGTACATCCGCGGCCGGACGCTCAAGACGTACCTGGATGAAGGCCCGCTGGAGCCGCCGGAGCTGGCGGCGATGATCATCCACGAGCTGGCGGCGGCGCTGGCGCACGCGCACGAGGCGGGCGTCATCCACCGCGACCTGAAGCCGGAGAACGTCATGGTGCGCGAGGACGGGGTCCTCAAGCTCATGGACTTCGGCATCGCGCGGCTGCTCGACATCGAGGACCGGATGACGGTGACGGGCGCCCTGGTGGGGTCGCCCGCGCACATGTCGCCGGAGATCATCGAGGGCCTGGAGGCAGGGCCCGAAGCGGATGTCTTCAGCCTGGGCATCATGTTCTACGCGCTGATGACCGGCCGGCTGCCGTTCACCGCGTCCAACACCACCGCGACGCTCAAGCGCATCCTGGACGGGGCCTACGAGGATCCCCGCCGCCGCGTGCCCGCGCTGTCGGACGAGTTGGCGGAGATCTGCGCGACGTGTCTCCAGCGCGATCCGCAGCGGCGCTACCCCAACGCCGGGAAGCTGCGCGACGCGCTGGCGGACGCGCTCGCGGGGCTGGGGTTCTCCCGCGTGGGCGAGGAGCTGATCTCCTTCTTCGCGGATCCGCCGTCGTACCAGCGGCTCGCGCGCCAGCGCATCGTCGCGTCGCTGCTGGAGCGCGGGGAGCGGCAGCTGGCGGAGAAGCGCACGCCGCGCGCGCTGGCCTGCCTCAACCACGTGCTCGCGCTGGACGCGACGAACGAGCGGGCGCTCGGGTTGCTCAAGGTCATCCAGCGCCAGCAGCGGCGACGCACGTGGCGCAGGCGCGGCATCCGCGTGGGCATCGGGCTGGGCGTGGCGCTCGCGTTGGGCTTGGGCGGCTGGCAGTGGCGCCGGCTGTCTCCAGGGGCCACCCCGTCCGGGCCCCCGAAGGTGGAAGGCACGGGCGGCGCCGCGGACACGGGAGGGGCCACGGCGCCGCGTCCCGTGGGAGCCGCGACGGGCACGGGCTCCCAGCTCGAAGGGACCGCCCCGGGCACGCCGGAGGGCTCGCGGCGCCCGTCCGGGCCCTCCGAGGCCTCCCATGGGCCTCCGGACACGTCCCACGGCGCACCGGCCCCGGGCGGTGCGCCCGGCTCACGTCCCACGCCCGGCTCCTCCACCCCGACGACCAGCGCGCAGGGCACGGGGGGGACCGGCACGGCGACTCCCGGGCGCGACGGGCTCTCGCCGCCCCCGAGCAACACCGACGCCACGCCTCGCCCCCCGAACGGGCTCCCCTCCCCTCCGGAGCGCACGGCGTCGCGCCCGACCGTCGTCGCCGCCCTCGAACCGCAGGACGATGCCCGGCACGCGCGCAACGGCCGGCTCCCCGTGTCCATCCTCGTGCGCCCCTACGGCTCCATCCGCGTGGACGGCGGCCCCGCCAGCGCGCAGCAGCTCGCGCAGCACGACGTGCTCTTGGCCCCGGGCGCGCATACCATCACGGTCTCTTGCGGCTACTGCGAGGACGCGACGGAGACCATCGACGTGAAGCCCCAGGGTGAGAACGTCTTCCGCCTGCGCGCCCTCCTGAAGTCGTCGCAGCTCGCCATGGACTACCAGCCGGCGGACGCCACCGTGCGCGTGGGCGACGTGGAGCGCACCGCGCACGACAGCCTCCAGCACCCCTTCGACATCCGCTCGCCCCGGGGCCCCGCCAGCTTCCAGCACCGCGTGGAGGTGGAGGTCTCCTCCCCCGGCTACAAGACGGAGAAGCGCGTCGTCCTGCTGGAGCCCGGCAAGCCCACCACCCTTCGCGGGAGCCTGCTGCCCGAATGA
- a CDS encoding 6-phosphofructokinase: MTRPLRLGVLTGGGDCPGLNALIRGLVRRGAHEFGHSFVGIENGYMGLVEPELVRPLGVEDTRGILPKGGTILGTSNKANPFAYPVREGPGWVERDVSDQVLRRCEELRLDGLVAIGGDGTLTIAHQLADKGLNVVGCPKTIDNDLSGTDQTFGFDTARLIVTEALDRLHSTAEAHDRVMVVEIMGRHAGFLTLESGIAGGADVILIPEIPYRVESLLETLKRRSTRRRSFSIIAISEGAFPQGGALSVLAEAADIPGRGVVRLGGSGKVCADLLASHIDAEIRVTVLGHLQRGGSPSAADRVLATRYGCKVLDLVRDGEWGHMVALRNNEIVGVPLSESRKERRVDPQGDLVRFARSMGIGFGD, from the coding sequence ATGACCCGACCTCTTCGACTCGGTGTCCTCACCGGTGGTGGTGACTGCCCGGGGCTCAACGCGCTCATCCGAGGCCTCGTCCGACGAGGCGCGCACGAGTTCGGCCATTCGTTCGTCGGCATCGAGAACGGCTACATGGGCCTGGTGGAGCCGGAGCTCGTCCGCCCGCTCGGGGTGGAGGACACGCGCGGCATCCTGCCCAAGGGCGGCACCATCCTGGGCACGTCCAACAAGGCGAACCCGTTCGCCTACCCGGTGCGTGAGGGCCCAGGCTGGGTGGAGCGGGACGTGTCGGATCAGGTGCTGCGCCGCTGCGAGGAGCTGCGGCTGGACGGGCTGGTGGCCATTGGCGGGGACGGCACCCTGACCATCGCGCACCAGCTGGCGGACAAGGGGCTGAACGTCGTCGGGTGTCCGAAGACCATCGACAACGACCTGTCCGGCACGGACCAGACGTTCGGGTTCGACACCGCGAGGCTCATCGTCACGGAGGCGCTGGACCGGCTGCACTCCACGGCGGAGGCGCATGACCGCGTGATGGTGGTGGAGATCATGGGCCGGCACGCGGGCTTCCTCACGCTGGAGAGCGGCATCGCGGGCGGCGCGGACGTCATCCTCATCCCGGAGATCCCATACCGGGTGGAGTCCCTGCTGGAGACGCTGAAGCGGCGGTCCACGCGGCGGCGCAGCTTCTCCATCATCGCCATCTCCGAGGGCGCCTTCCCCCAGGGCGGCGCGCTGTCCGTGCTGGCGGAGGCCGCGGACATCCCGGGCCGGGGCGTGGTGCGGCTGGGCGGCTCTGGGAAGGTGTGCGCGGATTTGCTCGCGAGCCATATCGATGCGGAGATCCGCGTCACCGTGCTGGGGCACCTGCAGCGCGGCGGCAGCCCGAGCGCCGCGGACCGCGTGCTGGCCACGCGCTACGGCTGCAAGGTGCTGGACCTGGTGCGGGATGGCGAGTGGGGGCACATGGTGGCCCTCAGGAACAACGAGATCGTCGGCGTGCCGCTGAGCGAGTCTCGCAAGGAGCGACGGGTGGATCCCCAGGGAGACCTGGTGCGGTTCGCGCGGAGCATGGGCATCGGTTTCGGGGACTGA